The Persephonella sp. DNA window TTCTGTTTCTTCAATGATATGTTCAATGGTATCTGTTAAAATTCTGTTTTGTTTTTCTTCTAGGTCATCAAAGTTATGACCTGCAATTATGTAATAGTAAAATGTATGATTATCTTTTAGCTCAAATTCATAAGCAATAGCAGTATCTATATCACCTCTGGCTATTGGATTTTTATCCAGTTTTCCTTTTTTTATCTGATTTAGTGATGAATTATTTTTGTGTGAAATTGTGTATTCTGTGATTTCAGGAAAAATGCCAGTTAACAGATATGTTTTTTCTCTGTAATGCACTAAACCTTTAAGAACCGGATGATAAAGGGCTGTGTTGCCGATAGGAGTCTCGTATAGCTGGAAATCATGATAAAAGTAAAATTTTAATTTTTTTAGAATTCCTTCTAAGTTTTCTACATTTATTTTTCTGATAAAAATAGGGAGATATTTATGGATTACATCATTTATCGTTATTTTTATGGGATGTTCCGTATTTACAGCCTCAATATCTGTAATCAGTGTGTTTTCTTTGTAAGAAAATTTAATCTTAAATTTATCCATAGAAAGTAGTTTTCCGTTTACTTCTACAAATATATGGTTTTTATTACCGCCTGAATGGTTATACTGACCAATATACGGAAAATATAAATCTCTTATGGATAAATATTTATCAATATTTACAAAAAAATAACCATTTGAAAGAACTGCTTCCCTATACATCTTATCCGCCGCTGACAGGTGGAATTATTGCCACAGTATCTCCTTCTTTAAGTTCTTGTTCTGTGGAAGCATATTCTTCATTGACGGCAAACATTGAATTTTTAAGAGAATCTTTTATCTGTGGATACTTTTCAGATAAAAGTTTTATAAGGTCGTAGACAGTGGAATTTTCTGCCATTTCTATATTTTCAGAAGACATACCTATTTTATCTTTTATAGAGGAAAAGTATAAAACCTTAATCCTCAAATTTAATCTCCCATTCTGTGATTAGATGTGAACCTCTTAAAAAATGGGCTCTTAGTTTAAGTTTAACTACCTCATCAAATGAATGAAAACCTTCTCCACCAACAAGGGTTGGTGTATCAGAACCGCCTACTATGAATGGAATATGTATTAACCTAACTTCGTCAACAAGTCCCAGTCTAATAAGATTCCAGTTTAAAGTTGAACCTCCTTCAACCATAAGTGATTTTATTCCTTTTTGATAAAGCTGGTTCATCATTTCTACAAGGTCTACACTATCTTCACCTACCACCAGAACTTCTGCTTTTTCTCTTATGGCGTCTATCTTCTCTTGTGGAGCTTTTTTAGAAGTAACTATTATTGTTGGTGCATCTTTTTTTAGTATATTGGCATCAAGGGGTATATCTGCTCTTGAAGTGGGAACAATTCTGGTTGGGTTTTTACCTTCAACATATCTAACCGTTAGATATGGGTTGTCCGTTCTTATTGTTTCCGCTCCTACCATTATTCCATCAACTTTTGCCCTAAGTTCATGTAGATATCTGTTAGCTTCCTCATCCATAAATTGCATAATTTCTTTTGAAGACCTTCCTTTTCTAAGGGTAAGTTTTCCATCAACTGTCACTTCAGAAACTATTATTGTATAAGGTCTTGGCATCCTTTTCCCCTTTAGTCATAATCTTTGTTGTATTTTATATAGAGATAAATAATCCGCTGTGCTAAGGAAAGTGTCATTAGGGCTGTGATTATTTTGAACCCTGTTTCCAGTCCTCCGAACAGATGAAAATGTTCAAGTATAGAGAAAATAATTATAGATATTAGGGTTTCCGGTCTTCCAAAAAAGCCTATTCCTTCAAGGGGGTCATCAATTTTACCTTTTTGTCTATTTGCAAATCCTATTTCTGCATAGGCAACAGGTTTTATAAATGTGTGGAGCATATTAACGACTATAGCAAGTGCAGTAAGCACAGGGGTTGAATATGTTATTCCAATAAAAAATAACACAAATCCATCAACGAATTTATCTGCCAGCCAGTCGAATACAGCACCAAATTTTGAAGATTTTTCTGTTCCCCTTGCTACAATGCCGTCCATAAGGTCAAAAAATCCACTTAAAAATAGGAAAAAGGCAGCAGTTAAAGGCTTTTCTTTGTAATAGGAAAATGCTGCCAATAAACCCATAGCTATAGATATCAGGGTAATAACATTTGGAGTAATATGTGCCTTTATAAAAATGAGCCCGAAGGGCTCATAAAGTTTTTTTAAAGATTTTCTTTTTGATGTTAAATTCATTGTTTTACCTTCTTACAGACCTTTACCTTCCAGCCATGGCATCATTTTTCTAAGTTCTTTGCCAACTTCCTCTACAGGATGTTTTTCGTCTTTTTGAACCATAGCATTAAAGTGTGGTCTGTTCGCAACATTTTCAAGTATCCATTCTTTAGCAAATTCGCCTCTCTGGATTTCCTCAAGGATTTTCTGGTGTATTGGTTTTACAGCTTTGTAAATTCTATCTCCTCTTGTTACATCTCCGTATCTTGCTGTATCAGAAATTGAGTATCTCATTCCTGAAATTCCATACTGGTAAATAAGATCAACAATCAGTTTAAGTTCGTGGAGACATTCAAAATAAGCAACTTCCGGTTGATAACCGGCTTCCACGAGTGTTTCAAATCCAGCCTTTATTAATGCTGTCGCACCACCACAAAGAACGGCCTGTTCACCAAATAGGTCTGTTTCTGTTTCTTCTGCAAATGTTGTTTCTATAAGTCCTGCCCTTGTGCAACCGATTCCTTTTGCATAAGCAAGGGCTATATCTTTTGCTTTTCCTGTAAAGTCCTGATGAACTGCTACCAGTCCCGGAACTCCTTTTCCTTCTTCATACTGCCATCTAACAAGGTGTCCTGGTCCTTTCGGTGCCACAAGGAATACATCTACATAGTCCGGTGGAACAATCTGTCCAAAATGGATATTAAATCCATGGGCAAAAGCAAGTGCATTACCTTCGTCGAGATTTGGCAATATTGCTGTTTTGTAAACTTCAGGCTGGATTGTATCAGGGATAAGCATCATTATTACATCAGCTTTTTTAGCCGCCTCATCTGGAATAAGAACTTCAAATCCTTCTGCTTTGGCTCTTTCTGCAGATTTACTACCTGAATAAAGACCAATAACAACATTAATTCCACTATCTCTAAGGTTTAATGCATGTGCGTGTCCTTGACTACCGTATCCAATTATTGCAACTGTTTTGTCCTTTAATACCTCAAGAGATGCATCTTCATCGTAATAAATTTTTGCCATCTTAACC harbors:
- the moaD gene encoding molybdopterin converting factor subunit 1; this encodes MRIKVLYFSSIKDKIGMSSENIEMAENSTVYDLIKLLSEKYPQIKDSLKNSMFAVNEEYASTEQELKEGDTVAIIPPVSGG
- a CDS encoding 2,5-diamino-6-(ribosylamino)-4(3H)-pyrimidinone 5'-phosphate reductase, which gives rise to MPRPYTIIVSEVTVDGKLTLRKGRSSKEIMQFMDEEANRYLHELRAKVDGIMVGAETIRTDNPYLTVRYVEGKNPTRIVPTSRADIPLDANILKKDAPTIIVTSKKAPQEKIDAIREKAEVLVVGEDSVDLVEMMNQLYQKGIKSLMVEGGSTLNWNLIRLGLVDEVRLIHIPFIVGGSDTPTLVGGEGFHSFDEVVKLKLRAHFLRGSHLITEWEIKFED
- a CDS encoding CDP-alcohol phosphatidyltransferase family protein, whose translation is MNLTSKRKSLKKLYEPFGLIFIKAHITPNVITLISIAMGLLAAFSYYKEKPLTAAFFLFLSGFFDLMDGIVARGTEKSSKFGAVFDWLADKFVDGFVLFFIGITYSTPVLTALAIVVNMLHTFIKPVAYAEIGFANRQKGKIDDPLEGIGFFGRPETLISIIIFSILEHFHLFGGLETGFKIITALMTLSLAQRIIYLYIKYNKDYD
- the ilvC gene encoding ketol-acid reductoisomerase → MAKIYYDEDASLEVLKDKTVAIIGYGSQGHAHALNLRDSGINVVIGLYSGSKSAERAKAEGFEVLIPDEAAKKADVIMMLIPDTIQPEVYKTAILPNLDEGNALAFAHGFNIHFGQIVPPDYVDVFLVAPKGPGHLVRWQYEEGKGVPGLVAVHQDFTGKAKDIALAYAKGIGCTRAGLIETTFAEETETDLFGEQAVLCGGATALIKAGFETLVEAGYQPEVAYFECLHELKLIVDLIYQYGISGMRYSISDTARYGDVTRGDRIYKAVKPIHQKILEEIQRGEFAKEWILENVANRPHFNAMVQKDEKHPVEEVGKELRKMMPWLEGKGL